Part of the Imperialibacter roseus genome, GCCGAAAAGATAAACAATCACCAGCTGAGGATTAACCTGAGCCACAGCCTGTCAGAAAGTTATGAAAAGCTGGGTGATTACAAGCAGGCGCTGCGTTATCATAAGCAATATCAACAACTGGAAGACTCCGTTTACAATATTGAAAACAGCCAGGTCATTCATGATATGCAGGCCAAATACGAAACCGAGAAAAAGGAAAAGGAGCTGGTTCTCAAACAGGCCGATATCGACAGACAGCAGGTATTGCTCACACAGGAAGCCAGGCTTCGCTCTGTTCTCATAGGAGGGATGGTAATTGTGCTTTTACTGGCTGGCCTGATCTATCGGGGTGAACGTGCCAAAACAAAAGCCTACAATCAGCTGAGCATTCAGAACCAGGAAATAGAAACTAAAAATAAGCTCATTGAATCGGCCTTGGCAGAAAAAGAGTCCTTGCTTAAAGAAATCCATCATAGGGTAAAAAACAACCTTCAGGTGATCAGCAGCATTCTGAACATGCAAAGCCGGTCGACAGCAAGTCCCGAAATGCTCACGGCTATTCAGGAAGGACAAAGCAGGGTGAAAGCTATGGCCCTGATTCATCAGAAACTCTACCAGACTGAAAAACTATCGGAGATTGACTTTAAGGAATATGCCGAGGAACTCACGGATCACCTGTCCTCTATTTTTGAGTCCTCCACCGGAGAGAGTATTGTAAAAACTGTTACCTCACCCGACATTAAGCTGGACATCGACATGGCCATTCCGCTGGGACTGATTCTTAACGAGCTGATTTCCAACGCATATAAGTATGCCTTTGAAGGAAAAACTGGAGGAGCCATCAGCGTGGAGCTGAAAAGAGTGGGAGAGGATCAACTACAGCTCGAAGTGGCTGATAACGGCAAAGGTCTTCCGGCTGATTTCAACCTGGAGAAGGCAAAATCTCTCGGGCTGAAATTGGTGAACATACTTACAAGGCAACTCAACGGCCAACTTACCGTGCAGTCTATAGGTGGAGCCCGTTTCTCAATTGTCATTCAAAACATGAAAGTGAGCGTATGATGGGTTCGTCAATCAATGCGATGCGACGTATTTGGAGATTCTTTATTGCCTTTTTGCTCCTCACCTCTGTGAGTGCTATCGCCCAAAACGACAGGTTTGACGACCTGAGACAACAGTTCAAAACAGCACCCACGGATTCACTCAGGTTAGTTTTTCTTGATGAGCTGTCGTACAGTTTCGTAAGGGAAAATTTCGATTCTTCTGTCTACTATGCCGGTTTGCAAAAGGCACTGGCACAAGCCGCCCATGATAGCGTGATGCTTGCCTATGCTTATAAAAACTACGGACGGGCTTTCGAAGAACAAGGAGAGATGGACTCAGCCATACGCTATATTGAGAAAGCGCTAAGTGTAGAAAAAGCCAGCCATAACGAAAGCGGAATGGCAGGTTCCTACCATAATCTAGGACTGGTCTACGACCGGCTGGGCAACATGAACGTGGCCATGGAGTACTACCTTAACGCTCTCGAAATAAAGGAGAAGTTGGGAAATCCTCTAGCCCTTTCTTCCACAGTAAATGCCATTGGGTTTGTTTATAAAGCTCAGGATCAGCATCAAAAATCGCTAGAGCAGTTCCAAAAAGCGCTCGATCTCCTCATTGAGGGAGAAGGTTCTGATAACAGAATCAGAGGTGCCTACAACAATATTGGCCTGGCCTACATGAATTTAAAGAAGTATGATTCGGCACGGAGCTATTACCGCCGGTCAGTGGCTGGAATCAAAGAAGACGACAACCTCCGGGGCTTCGGTGCTTTCTACAATAATATGGGAGTCACCTACGACGAGAATCTACAGTTTGATTCTGCGCTGTACTACTACACGCAATCTCTTCGTGTGAAGAGTCGGTCGGGCGATAAATATGGAATGTCGAGCACGAATCACAACCTGGCTGTTAACTACCGGCGGGGCGGGTTTCCTGACAAGGCCATTGCGCACGAGAGGGCCTCTATAGCATTGGCTAAGCAGTACAAATTCCTGGAATTACGCATGAAATCCACTGATGGTCTTCGTGAGTCATTTGCTGCCACTAATCAAATTGACTCAGCTTATTTTTATACACTGGTTTGGAAGGAGCTTTCGGATTCTCTTCAGCGCATTGAAAGAGGAGAAACTGTGATGCAACTTGAAGCCAAATATGAAAGTGAAAAAAAAGACAAGGAGCTGGCCCTGAATCAGGTGACGCTCGCCCAGCAGCAGTCAAGCCTCAGATCGGAGGCCCGGCTTAGGTACCTGTTGCTTGGCGGCCTTGCACTGCTAACTGTCTTCCTGGTTTATGCTTATCGCTCCGAAAGAGTCAAGTCGAAATCCAACAATTTGCTTCAACTGAAAAACCAGGAGATTGAGGAAAAAAGCCTGGAGTTGGCCCGGTCGCTGGGCGAGAAGGAGGCACTGCTTAAAGAGATACACCACAGGGTGAAAAATAACCTCCAGGTTATCAGCAGCATCCTCAACATGCAGAGCAGGTCCACCGCCAACCCTGAGATGATTTCCGCCATTCAGGAAGGGCAGAGCCGTGTAAAAGCCATGGCCCTGATCCATCAAAAACTTTACCAGACAGAGAAGCTTTCCGAGATAGATTTCCGGGAATACGCAGAAGAATTAGTGGAACATCTCTCCACTGTTTTTAGCCCAAACGGACAAAACGGAATTGTGAATAAAGTAGCTGGATCAAATATTAAATTAGATATTGATCTGGCCATACCATTGGGGCTTATACTCAATGAGTTAATTTCAAATGCATATAAGTACGCTTTTGAAGGGAAGCCGGAAGGAGAAATAAGTGTAGAGCTGACAAGAACTGCGGATGGCCAGCTGCAACTTGCTGTGGACGATAACGGCAACGGTTTGCCCCAGGACTTCAGCATCGACAACGTGAAATCGCTGGGGCTGAAGCTGGTCAATATTCTTACCCGTCAGCTGAACGGACAGTTGTCTTTTCATTCGGTGAAAGGGGCTCATTTCTCTATTGTGCTTCATGAGGACAGGCTTACCACTTAATAAAATTCGCAAGGGAATAGACGCTGGCTTTAGGATTGACTGGCTGCTCGTTTAGGTTTACAGTAAAATGCTTTGCTATTAAAGTGCCAATCGTTACCATTGCAACCCAAAGTAAGAACTGCTACTCCGCAATGCGTATGGAGCAATATTGCAGCATAGAAAAAACAACATTAAGCAGGGCGAAACATAGATTTTCGACCTGAGGCATTCCCAAAAGATTTTCATTTTTAAAAAAGCATTTAACCTTTAGTCTTTTTGGTCTATATTAGATTCTAGCCGTGTAGAGGGATTCGCCAAGCCGATGAGTAAAATAAAAATTCTGATTGTTGAAGATGAGTTGATCATAGCCGAAGACATGCGTGAGCTGCTTGAGGGAATGGGTTATGAGGTGCCTTTTGTGGCGATGAACCTCAAAGAGGGGCTAGAGGCTTTGGACAAATATCAGCCCGATTTGGTCATGCTGGATATTATGATGGGAGGGAGGCCTTCCGGCATTGAGCTGGCTCGCCATATAAGAAGCAACTGCGACCTTCCCTTTATCTACTGCACGTCACACGCCGACAAGGCCACTGTGGAAGAAGCCAAGGCAACCAAGCCCAATGGCTATCTGGTGAAACCGTTTAATGCAGACGAGCTCTACTCATCAATAGAAATTGCCCTCGTCAATTTTGCCATACCTGTTAATTCAAACGCTGCACCGGAAGCTTCCCGGCAAACAGAAATGTTGGTAAAGGACGGCATGTTCGTTAAGAATGGACAAATGTTTGTAAAGGTGAAATTTGACCAGATGCTTTGGCTGGAGCCAGATGGGAACTACACCAATATTGTTACAGGAGCATCAAAGTATGTTGTTCGATCAAGCCTGAAGGATATTCTGGATCACCTGCCGAAAGATGCATTTTTCAGGGCGCACCGCTCTTATGTGATTAACCTGGAGCATGTGCAAGCCATCGACCTGCATCAGGTAAAAATCGCTGAACACCTGATTCCACTGGGAAAAGTATATCGTGATGAGTTAATACGGAGACTCAATCTGATGCAGTAAGGCAGTCAATTAGACCGTTGAAACGCCTTCTCCGGCGCATTAACCACCCCGGCAAAGCCATATCTTTTTCTCAAAATCGTCCAAAAAAGAAAAACCCAAAATTTTCGTCCCCCGTTATCGGGTGTTCATCGATTATTTTGTGTCTTTTGTCCCAAATAGTTGCCAAAATAAATATATGTTGATACTTTAGTTATGGTTCTACACAAACCATAATGCTCAAAGGTTAGGCTGGTAGGGAGGGAAAATACAGTCATAGAAGCTATCGACATGGATTTCCTTCCCTTTTTTTTTAACCAAACGCCAACAACTGACTCATCTCTCACTTTGGTCAGTAGCCCCACATATTCCTGATAAATAAATACCAAATACAACACTTATTTTTATGAATAAGTCATTGATAGGCGGAAACACTCAGCCAATTCCAATTTTGTTTTGCTTTCTGACGGGTTTATCTGCTTTGTATTAATAACAAATCCTTAAAGACTTTTTGACGGTTTTATTGCTAATTTAAAAGTCAGAAAAGAAACAGCAGCCCTGGCCTAACGTATAAACGCCTCTTAATCAGTGGTGTGTCTTTTCCCCCGACAGTCTACGCATAAAACTTATTCATGAACAGAAGGAAGCTATTCAAAATTTTGGGTGCAGGAGTAGGCTCATTGCCACTAGTGGCTTATGGCAGAAACTACCGGAAGTTATCGCCAGAGCGCTCAAATGATTTGTTTGAACAATGGGAGGGGAAGTTCAGCGAAGCTATCGTTACCGACGAAGCTTTCTGGCAACGCTTCGCTACAGATTTTTACGACATATCGCCCGGCTTCATCAACCTGGAAAATGGGTACTTTGGCGTTCAGCCTATTCCTGTCAATGCTGCCTATCATCAGTTTGTCGACAAAGTCAACCGTGAGTCGTCCCGCTATATGCGAATGGACTACTGGAACGACTGGCAAATGGTGATGGACAGCCTCGCCGGTTTCACTGGTGCTTCTAAAGAAGCGTTGCTGGTCACCCGCAATGCCACGGAAGCTTTGAACATTCTGATCAACGGGTTTCCGCTCAAGGCGGGGGATGAAGTAATACTTCAACACCACGACTACCACAGCATGATTGAGGCCTTTCAAATGCTGGAGAAGCGGAAGGGTATAAAGCTCAAATTTATCGATGTGCCACTGTTGCCAAAAAGCGAAGATGAAGTAGTAAAATTGTACGAATCGGCGATTTCACCCGTAACAACCCTTATTTTGGTGACACATTTGACCCATCTGACAGGACAGGTGCTGCCAGTGAAAACGATCTGCGAAATGGCCCGCAACAAAGGCGTAGAGGTGATGGTAGATGCAGCACACAGCTTTGCTCACCTGGACTACAAACTGGCCGACCTGGGCGCCGATATGGTTGGCGTCAACCTTCACAAGTGGTATGCGAATCCGCTTGGCGCTGGCTTGCTGTATGTGAAGAAGGAAAAAATCAACAAGCTGTCGCCCATGTTTGGCGACTTCACACAACCGGCTGACAGCATCAATAAACTGGGACACTTTGGTACGCTGGCAAGCCCGGCGCTGCTAACTATTCCGGTGGCGGGCAAATTCAATAACCTGGTGACGATCAAAGTCAAGCAAGCCAGGCTGCACTACCTGAAAGCTTACTGGACGTCGAAAGCTGCTGCCATGAAAAGGGTAGAGGTGCACACGCCGCTGGCTCCTGACCAGAGTGGTGCCATTGCTGCCTTCAGCGTTGCTGGCATAAGTGCTGATGATACCGTCAAAAGGCTTTTGGATGAATATGGCGTATTTACCGTGAAGCGTCAACTAAAAGACCGGGAGGTGGTGAGAGTGACACCCAATCTTTATAACAGCGTAGCCGACCTGAACAGGCTGCTGAAAGGCATCGAAGGACTTAGTCGGGGATAGTGTAATGTGTGCATTCACAAAACATACAACAACTAACAATTTAGTTTTTAGGAATTGAGAACCTTATCGTTGTGCCTCGGCTTTGTTTGGAGATAATTTCGAAGGTGCCGTGATGCAGCTTGATAAATTCTTTGACCAGCATGAGCCCCATACCTGTCCCTTTTTCTTTGTTGGTGCCCGGGGTACTGGCCACGTAACCTCTATTAAGAATGGCGTCCACTGTCTCATAATTCATCCCAACACCTGAATCGGATATTTCTACCACAGCTGCGTCGTCTTTACTTTCTGCGTGGATATTGATCACACCGCCTTCGGGAGTGAACTTGATGGCGTTGTTCAACAGGTTCCTGATCACCATCTCTATCATTTCACGGCCGGCCTTCACCTGAAGGTGCCCATCGGAATCGTTGGTGATGGTTATGTTTTTCGCTTTGCTCGACTCACTGAAGACTTTTGTTAAGTCGGTGAGGCTCTCAGTCAGGTCAAAATCGTCTTTTTCCAGCGATATGCCCTTCATCTGGCTTTTTGACCATACAAGCAAATTATTGAGTAGCTCATTGGTTTGCTCAAAGTTGGTCTCCAGTTTTTGCAGCAGCATGTCTGCTTCTGCCGGAGTAAAAATCTTATTATGGAAGCCTATAATGGCATTCTGCAGGTTGTTCAGCGGTCCACGCAAGTCGTGGGAGAGGACAGAGAAAATTTTGTCTTTCGCCTGGTTCACGGCCATAAGCTCTTCGTGCTGCGACTGGATGATGCCCATTTGCATGCGAAGGGCGTTGGTACGTTCCTCAACCTGTTTTTCCAGGTCCTCGTTTTGTTTCCTTACCAGCTCGGCACGTGCCGCTTCAGTTTCGGCCAGTTCGTGAGATACCTTCAGTGATTTGCGAAAGTAATACACGTAAAGCATCATAGTAGGGGCCAGCACCAGAAACAGCGCCACTTGAACCAAATAGAGATTATTGATGGCCACCTCAGACCGATGAGCTGCTTGTAATTTTATAACATTCTCAAAATCATCAACAGAAACACTGAACTTTTCATACATTAACCAAAGTCCGTAACCCTGGTCGGCGCTGAGCTCTTTGATGAAGGTGTTCATCTGGCCGTCAGTCACATTGTCCATCATA contains:
- a CDS encoding tetratricopeptide repeat-containing sensor histidine kinase, whose amino-acid sequence is MIKKTCLLLFAVLVASGYLQAQTDSLQQLFQAAKEPGVKVSLLITMGQQSAETDSSAALNYLNRALELAKDHNLTKERGDANLALGKFNYEHFSYDSAKKYVDASLAAYRESQDKEGIARANLQLSELYEEQDRSAEAIKVLFENLSYYESINDSLEAGKVLNRIANSQNYLGYHDDAILHYTRAMDIFESIGYQRGVAVVLSNMAIIYGEEGDTRKSVKNYLKTIAIYEGLDNEPNLPSAYNNIGNDYTDLKMPDSALYYFNKSLALSKTRGDLRSMAFSYFHMNSLYNSIDMPEKGAYYGNKSLELAEKINNHQLRINLSHSLSESYEKLGDYKQALRYHKQYQQLEDSVYNIENSQVIHDMQAKYETEKKEKELVLKQADIDRQQVLLTQEARLRSVLIGGMVIVLLLAGLIYRGERAKTKAYNQLSIQNQEIETKNKLIESALAEKESLLKEIHHRVKNNLQVISSILNMQSRSTASPEMLTAIQEGQSRVKAMALIHQKLYQTEKLSEIDFKEYAEELTDHLSSIFESSTGESIVKTVTSPDIKLDIDMAIPLGLILNELISNAYKYAFEGKTGGAISVELKRVGEDQLQLEVADNGKGLPADFNLEKAKSLGLKLVNILTRQLNGQLTVQSIGGARFSIVIQNMKVSV
- a CDS encoding tetratricopeptide repeat-containing sensor histidine kinase; its protein translation is MMGSSINAMRRIWRFFIAFLLLTSVSAIAQNDRFDDLRQQFKTAPTDSLRLVFLDELSYSFVRENFDSSVYYAGLQKALAQAAHDSVMLAYAYKNYGRAFEEQGEMDSAIRYIEKALSVEKASHNESGMAGSYHNLGLVYDRLGNMNVAMEYYLNALEIKEKLGNPLALSSTVNAIGFVYKAQDQHQKSLEQFQKALDLLIEGEGSDNRIRGAYNNIGLAYMNLKKYDSARSYYRRSVAGIKEDDNLRGFGAFYNNMGVTYDENLQFDSALYYYTQSLRVKSRSGDKYGMSSTNHNLAVNYRRGGFPDKAIAHERASIALAKQYKFLELRMKSTDGLRESFAATNQIDSAYFYTLVWKELSDSLQRIERGETVMQLEAKYESEKKDKELALNQVTLAQQQSSLRSEARLRYLLLGGLALLTVFLVYAYRSERVKSKSNNLLQLKNQEIEEKSLELARSLGEKEALLKEIHHRVKNNLQVISSILNMQSRSTANPEMISAIQEGQSRVKAMALIHQKLYQTEKLSEIDFREYAEELVEHLSTVFSPNGQNGIVNKVAGSNIKLDIDLAIPLGLILNELISNAYKYAFEGKPEGEISVELTRTADGQLQLAVDDNGNGLPQDFSIDNVKSLGLKLVNILTRQLNGQLSFHSVKGAHFSIVLHEDRLTT
- a CDS encoding LytR/AlgR family response regulator transcription factor, translating into MSKIKILIVEDELIIAEDMRELLEGMGYEVPFVAMNLKEGLEALDKYQPDLVMLDIMMGGRPSGIELARHIRSNCDLPFIYCTSHADKATVEEAKATKPNGYLVKPFNADELYSSIEIALVNFAIPVNSNAAPEASRQTEMLVKDGMFVKNGQMFVKVKFDQMLWLEPDGNYTNIVTGASKYVVRSSLKDILDHLPKDAFFRAHRSYVINLEHVQAIDLHQVKIAEHLIPLGKVYRDELIRRLNLMQ
- a CDS encoding aminotransferase class V-fold PLP-dependent enzyme produces the protein MNRRKLFKILGAGVGSLPLVAYGRNYRKLSPERSNDLFEQWEGKFSEAIVTDEAFWQRFATDFYDISPGFINLENGYFGVQPIPVNAAYHQFVDKVNRESSRYMRMDYWNDWQMVMDSLAGFTGASKEALLVTRNATEALNILINGFPLKAGDEVILQHHDYHSMIEAFQMLEKRKGIKLKFIDVPLLPKSEDEVVKLYESAISPVTTLILVTHLTHLTGQVLPVKTICEMARNKGVEVMVDAAHSFAHLDYKLADLGADMVGVNLHKWYANPLGAGLLYVKKEKINKLSPMFGDFTQPADSINKLGHFGTLASPALLTIPVAGKFNNLVTIKVKQARLHYLKAYWTSKAAAMKRVEVHTPLAPDQSGAIAAFSVAGISADDTVKRLLDEYGVFTVKRQLKDREVVRVTPNLYNSVADLNRLLKGIEGLSRG
- a CDS encoding sensor histidine kinase — translated: MTADKKPYLIWLPVVLVTALLSLSIFYTYYNQQVIHENHLLETEAEEIRSNVSELLWGTIHGVDIGLRGYALIPEKRFLNPLDMALADKDSLFQMVEEDLLSQNFPMASFYQFRDSLDAYIALSMRMMDNVTDGQMNTFIKELSADQGYGLWLMYEKFSVSVDDFENVIKLQAAHRSEVAINNLYLVQVALFLVLAPTMMLYVYYFRKSLKVSHELAETEAARAELVRKQNEDLEKQVEERTNALRMQMGIIQSQHEELMAVNQAKDKIFSVLSHDLRGPLNNLQNAIIGFHNKIFTPAEADMLLQKLETNFEQTNELLNNLLVWSKSQMKGISLEKDDFDLTESLTDLTKVFSESSKAKNITITNDSDGHLQVKAGREMIEMVIRNLLNNAIKFTPEGGVINIHAESKDDAAVVEISDSGVGMNYETVDAILNRGYVASTPGTNKEKGTGMGLMLVKEFIKLHHGTFEIISKQSRGTTIRFSIPKN